CTACCAAAAACGTTAGCGAATTGACTCAAACACTAGCTTCTAAAGATCAAATCAACTGCACACAGATGAGCATGTATCATGTATGGAACTACACCCGACTTTGGAAAAAGGTTCAAGCtgctttttgttttattttgaagagcATCCTTTGCTATGAAGtgaaccattttttaaaattttcctAATCATTATCAAAAGATTTTTATAGATCCAATTCTTTCCATCCTTCCCACAACTTTTGTTTATCTTGAAGCTCGAACCTAATTTTTAGAATCAACATATTTTCCCTTGTAGTACTGTTCAATGTTGATTGCAATTGATGTTTAGAAGCAAACATAATTTGCTCTGAATACCAAATCTGTTTCCATAATTGAGTCATGGGCAAATTGTACATCAGAAattaatctttataaaaattcCTGCTGCACATTTGCAGCAAAATAGTGTATATTCtgaagttttgcattatttgaaTTTCCATCAGGTCACTTCAACAGATGATGTAACGAAAGCCATAGATACTGCTAAGGAATCGTTTGGACGTCTAGATGTAGCTGTAAGCTGTGCAGGCATAGGTGTAGCGGCCAAGACCTACAACTTTAACAAAGACCGACCCCACCCACTAGAAGAATTCCAGAGGGTCCTGATGGTCAACACGGCGGGTACCTTCAATGTAGCAAGACTTGCTGCAGGAGCCATAGGTAAAAATGAGCCCAATGCTGATGGAGAAAGGGGGGTAATTATCAACACAGCCAGTGTAGCGGCCTATGATGGACAGATGGGTCAGGCAGCATACTCGGCTTCTAAGGGTGCCATCGTTGGCATGACACTGCCGATTGCAAGGgatttggcttctcaagggaTTAGAGTTTGCACCATTGCACCAGGTATGTGTGGAAGATATTTTTTGTATGGTTGAAACTGAAACAATACCATGAGAAAATTAATATCTGCATctttgctgggggggggggggaagaaaatcCATCTAAATAACATATAACAACCTTGCCAAAATATATGTTACTCTGCCCATATTTAATCCATAAGGACCACAGTTTGTTTGACTTGGAagtaatttgattttgatgtggTTAAAAACATGTTGCATAGTCTTGTCTGAAAACTTTCCCCAACTTAGGTGGTAATGTCCTGCACAACATTTTTATTCCCCCTGCACAGGTCTTTTTGATACTCCACTTTTGGCAGGGCTTCCAGAGAAGGTGCGTACCTTCTTGGCAAGGAGTATCCCCTTCCCCAACAGATTGGCCCATCCTGATGAATATGCCCACATGGTAGAATCCATTGTTGAAAATCCAATGTTGAATGGGGAGGTGATACGTGTGGATGGGGCTCTCAGGATGCAACCATAAAAACTCTCCTAGATGGGATACGACAAATCTCACCAActttaagatttttttgtttgtggtGAGACATAGGGAAATATGGTGAGACAAATCATCATACTCTTGTTATGGCGTGCAGTACCGTATTCTCTTCAAATTATGAAAGATGGACCGCGGTTGTGTGAACAATCTTGGAATAAAATGGTCATGTAATTTTGATATTATATGTCATTACCGATTTCAATATAAATTCAATGCAAAGCATCTGAATGTTAAACCAAAATTATTGGGCTCGATTCCACCTGTGTTGTGTGTTATTATGCAGGTTATGTTTTATTAGAAAATGCTCTATTCCTCAGATAAGATGTTCAATGGAGGCACTGTGTAAACAAGAGTCATCACCTTAGTATGTTAAGATTAGAACCAATTGCACTATTTGGATGGGGAACCCCaatgtagtggtccacctgcacacCCCATATCAATTCCTGGATCACagtgattcagtttgctttCCCCTTCCTGGCAAAGGTGAGGGCAAACAAAGTGATAATGAtatcaacaatattttcctAACAATATTTCTTAAAGATTATTGGAAATTCATTCAAACTGTGATAAATAGTATGGGAAGTTTTGAGGTATTTGTAAGTTAATTGTAAAGTTTTAAGAATGACTAGAATGTAAAGTGCCAAATGTGAGCCCAAAGGTTTTATCACTTAGTCAAAGTGtgacattttatttcaaatgtcaatgaactaaCACTAACAATATATGTTCATGGTGTAAACTTTGgctaatgtgataaaaatatgaCTGAGGGACCAGTAGCTTGTCATATTCTGATATTTCACAAAGTCACACTTCACTGTACAAACAACTTTCTGAAATGTTCCCAGGCAAACTTCTAGCCTTTAAGCATCACTTAATATTCTAGTTTATAAAGCCATGCATAACATGAGAAAACATCTTCATGAAACCAGAATCATTCATAGACTAATGAGAATCAAAAGTTTAAATTCACTAGGGTTACTTTTTATCAAATAGATGTCACCATAGCCCTATAGAAGTGACAATTGATACATGTGATAAGTACTGATTGAAGCAATAATTGTATTCTTCTTATATCTGTCTTGTAAaatatacagatatatatatatatcatgcaAGATGAATTCAGTGTTTttggtgtacatgtattgtggaaaaaaaaaaaaaaggcatagaAAGAGGTTTGAAAACCTGAAATTAgataatttagatttttttttttttggggggggggggatgacatGAGGCGAGAAAAATTACaaacttatttatttaaaaagataaataaaaactaAGAGATGTTTACATGTGCTGGTCTTGGATATCTAAATTGAGGTGATTATGATTCCTGCAATGAAATATAGATACATAAATATGTAttgcaatatatttttcttggaaGAAAACATGAATTATCTGAAAGTATTATTGAGTGagctttttgtttgttttttggtaCATGTCCATTGGAATAAGTAATCCACATGTGCAATTCAACTTGGCCTTAACTGGAATTCATGTAAATTTTATCATATCAAATTGTTGCTATACcaattggcccgtattctgaagtcaggtttaacttagaccacggtctaactctgtgctagaattatggggagccaaaaattctgtttatattgtatatttcttatgttaactattttgtttcatattgctttcatattgaagaaaaagatttcagttatcattcctagacaattatgaacaatttgggtgtcatgagttaataaattgaatgtttactgttagggattcgtgctccaattggctctccatagttaaaccacagctttaaaccagggtttaatttaaacccgagttcagaatatgggctaTTGTATTTAACAACAACCATTTTGTTTGTAGATTCAGATGTCAaagttatatattttattgtggaTTGCTTTTTGGAGTTTATACATAAATAGGGGAAGGGAGTTGAACTTTCTTAAGAGAAGATTGTCAGTCATGTCTTTGAAATTTACACTTATACTTTTACCATATCTAGTCATTTGCCTTTACCAGGATTGAGCCCTGAAGAAACTAAATGTGACCCCTGGATCGCACAATCATTACCAAAATCATAGATACCCTCCAAACACATGTAACATTacaagacacacacacacacaaagaaacaaataagtctttactttaaaaatatatatttgatgagtgagacTTAGGCTTCAAAATCTAAAGCCAATATTATCTAGTTGGAGGCTGCAGCGGCATTTATTACCCATAAATGTATGCAATACGTCTGATACCGCAAGACTAAAGTGAGTGTGAAGCAACCAATGCCTCTACACTTTCTTGCTTAAGtagtggttttctttttatctaCCGTACTTCAATATGGAAAACTTTCACCAGAcattcatcaataaaaaaagaaaacaatgactAACACAAGACGGGAATGGCAGTGTTTGCTTCACATCCTCTTTAGCCTTGCCGCATCAAATGTATCGCTTTCGTCTTGCATGATAGCATCAAACttgtaaaaacaaatacaatagTTGCAACCTCcacctagattataggctataAAAATGATTGAGTTAAGCAACTCTTGATTTTCGATGTGCATAATGCTGGTTAAGAAAGTGTTGTAAAGTGAGGCATACAGTAACTGTAAATCTTtatataaaaagtgaaatataaaacaaacacaATATGTACAAGTTGAGGAGTATATAAACATGATTGGtaatacaaaaagaaatcatgataataaattcaatttgagatgattaaaaaaatacaagtcaCACTCTATCATTAACCAACAAATCATCCTTCAGACTACAAGATGAATTGACATTTAGAGTACttaacaattttaatttaagaACATCAGTCTCCTTCAAATTGATGTAAAATCTCACTTCTATTATATTGATCTTCGGCTTCACTCCACAATTCCTTTATAGCTTAAAACTTGGAGATGTTGACTTCTAGGAAAATTAGACTGGAATCTATTTTTGAaagtattttacatttttacattatGCATCAAATAAACTCtgatataaaattaaattaaatagtGTAGTTCCCTAAGCAATAGTTCTACAAGTCATACATATAATAAGATGAAAGAGTATGAAACATGTATGTAATGACCTCAGTAATCTGTAAAACACAACAAACACCTTacctttaattatttttgtaatgttgCATAGATGAAAAtactattttcctttttagaaaatgaatgtttgatgtAGAATAATCATtaaggcccaaattcacaaaggtggactaaagttatacccGGGGTATAAAATGCGTCATTTGACGTCAttttaatccatggactaaagtTAGTCCCTAGGGGCTAACTTTTgcgattcacaaaggtggactaaagttataccgggATATTACTCGGCCATGGGTTAAATTTAACCCTGGGTGCTAAAGTTAGTCCATGGATTAGTTAGTCCACCGTTTGTGAATAGCGCGGTGGACTAACTTTATACCCGGGTATTAGTTAACCCATGGCTAAATTAAAccccggtataactttagtccatctttgtgaattcgggcctaaaTGTACACAGGACTTCGAACACTCGAGGGCAAAGATAATGACCAAATTGGGTTAATCAGTGACTCACATTTTACCCTAgactactttttattttttatggggggagggggagggatagGTTGCCTTTGGTCATTCATGGATGCATTACCAAAACTTATCAATTATGATGGTCATGTTCAGAGTAAACTctgacaaaaaataaacattgttCATGGATTTTAACCAGATGAGACCTTTGCCCAAGATTACTTGGATAAGAGTCGATGGAAATGTTATCTTATATTTTCTGATAATATTCAGTTTAAGTTGTGTGACAGTTTAAATTGTACATGTTCAATGGCTTTTGAGCTCAGAGATAACTGATAACATTTGCATAAATGCAAATGTTATCAGTTAGCTCAGAGATAACTGATAACATTTGCATAAATGCAAATGTTATCAGTTATCTCTGAGCTCAAAAGCCATTGAACATGTACAATTTAAACTGTCACACAACTTAAACTGAATATTATCAGAAAATATGTCATATCATGTGGAGTGTTGTGACTAATTGACATTAACTTTTTATCAATGATTATTACAAGATTTGAACTTTACttgatacatgtaatgtatggTAAAAAAATTTATGCACACTGAAGTACAGCACCATTATTTTGCACAGTGAAAAGATGTCTATGTACATAATTTAACATTAGAATTCAGACAATATACAGTATTTTAGCACCAATCCCAAAGATTGCTTCTGATTGTTTTGTACTACTTGTACAGTAACCCACTTAAGTACTCGCTCCATCTCCTATACAGGGCAAATGTAACAGAGATttgtgatcaattgcaaatttcaaaGTATAATtctgattgattgatagatagtGAGGATGTTCAACAATACCGGTATGCATATCAGTGATTTTGACTTGcaatcacaattttttatatatattgcgAAGCTTTTAAGTTACAGGCACTAGGTGTTTTTCCACTGCCCCTTTTCTTATGACACGCTAACACAGCACAAAATCCTCTCACTACATAACGGCTCACATTGCATTCATGAATAGTAATAtgataaaaacattgaaaaatgcTCAATCCTTACAATATAAAATCATTCCAGTATGACAGAAGGCTGCAAGTTAGAGGTCATTGCTTGAATTAACAACCCTCCTCATGActcatatttttcattgttaactACCTTATCATATATCTGTCCATATGTCTCAAGAATATCCAGTGGCATTCCATATATCATGATCCACTTTGGTTTTTGGATTTAGTAAGAATGCTCTCCTACATCTACATGAATCATCAGGTAAGAAGTTGCTGTCACCTCCGTCATTCGGGTGACTGGATTCCTCACTTCTGTGACAATCTCAAGGTGAAGAACGGTTTCATAGGGTCCAGAGATAGGTTTTTGGAGGGACACGTAACCTTGTAtgcaaataaacaatgaaacttgaattctttattcaaaatgtgaCTGTCCACGTCAAAGTTAGAAGTGAGTCTGCTGGAAATGAATTTAGTAGTTTGATAGAACCAAGTTTAAAAATGCCTTTTACAATTCGAGTAAATGTAGAATTTCAGGGAGAGGATCAAAGAATAGATTGAAAAGGTTTTTGAAATTAAGTTTCACTCAAGCATAAGATGTGACGGGTGAGCAAGATCACTTGAAATAGTTGAATGGCGCATTTGAGACTGCAGCATGCCCTCAGCAGTAACAAATAATGCATGATATACTAGCCTCCTTTGCTGAAGATATTGTAGACATCAGCAATTTGAGTTCAGCCCCCTTCACATATTTATGTCGTCCTAATAAAGTGAAACACTTTCACCACACACCGTTTTGTGACTTGTTTATTTAAAGTCTCTTCAAATTTAACTTTTGTGATGCCCTTGTACATGGACCCACAAATTTCTAGACTTGATTGGATTGGACTAGAACTGGCATGAAAGTTCAAGCTTGGCTTTATTACTCGAATAGAACAGATACCTGTTCTACGCAGGAGATTAAAGAAATTGTTTGTACTAACCTGTAGGtaaacctcttgggaataaccTTGTAATGACAAAGTAATTGTCTTCATTGCCACTGACTGATCTGAAGTATGTCTGTGAATGTCCTCCATAAGCACTTCTGTAGTTAGGAAGCTGTAAGTAGAAACACAGTGCATAAGCTACTAAACAGCATGTCCCTGTtacacaatatatacaaattgaTCTTAGGGCTGATTTTTACACTTAATTACATTGATCATTGTGTGCAATGAAGTAATAATACAAATCAACTGTACTATCAATCACTATGCTTTGTGATATAGGCCCTAGTATCAATGCAAATTAGAAACATTAGGGCAATAAGTCAAGAAAGCTCTAAGTACTAACTAGCTGGCATTGtatgatattatcattataacagaCCAGTGATTTTTGGCTAATCAAAGAATTTTACTGAACATATCAGAGAAATTACAATTACTGATATGAGTCATGTTGATACATGTAAATCCCCTTCAACAGATAACACTtctaaaatcacaatttgaggTTCAAGAATATCTGTTAGAAATCAGCAGTTTACTTTTTGGGAAATAACTGTCTAAAAAATAACAAACTCTAGCATTTTTTTTGGCTTTTTGATCAATTCTAACTGGGACCCCTCTATCAAGCATTTGCAACTGTTTTAacttaaattaattattttcttaatttacatctctctctctcttgattaCAAATACCAGTACCCTTGTGTATGTCTCATCTAGAGTCTACATATCTCTAGATCAGACATTACATAATCAACAATTTGTTTACTACTAGTGTTACAACACTTGTAGTAAACAAATTGTTGATGATATGGGACACTGTATAACTTGCTGAAATTTCACAATCAAGCCATGTTACCATTAATACATTTGGggattataatgtacataaagaTACAGCATAAGCAACAATGCACTTACCCCTATGGTAAGCAGTCTGATTGGCTGACGCAGGAATGGAATACTTGGAAGAGCCACAAATGTATGACTGATGGTACTGTTGAGGTTTCCACGAGGGCAGTTTGGTGCATTAGGTGGACAACGCTTTACACATTGGATGTCATTgctaaaaatcaaagatggaacaaaataaatgaaaatagtaaCAATGAATGCGTACCAAACCAAGATGCATTTACTAGTTATATACAGGTTGACACACATACATTTAATAGGACATCGTTCAGGTGATTTCAATTATTGCAATATATACTCCATTTCAACCTCAAGAGTTTCTCCCTAGCCCAACTATGGAATTTTAGTGCTAATTGAGTGCAGCTGCAGTGTTGTGGCTTGAGTAACCAACCCATTCGGTTGCATGCCTAAATTACACTCACAACTGCCACCAAATTAACAACCCatgaacattgtttttttttagttcatgatgttttacttatgttttttgcaatttttctaatgtatacatatattattTTGGTCCTAAAAGCAAATGCAACCACAACACTAGTGTGGGGATTtaatcccactgctgccaccaaaaTGACAGTGAGACCACAGCAACAAATCCTAAGATAATTGCATGTATTAAATGACTTAACACATGCAATCTGTTAACATCATCATTCACTTTATATCTCCTGATGATATCATGATGATAAAGACAGGGGGTTAATAAAACCAGgattaattttggagggggtgGTATGTACATGCAAAGCACctccaggagggggggggggggatttctcCCCTCCTATGTGGAGAGCAAAGCTTTCAATGTTTCATTACATTCATATAAAAAGAGGAGTattgaatttgattggttgatttttttttcattctcaaatCTTATCAAGAAGTTTACCAGACTGATTCATTAAGTCCAATGGTTTTAATCACAATTCAATGTATGTCCATTATACTAGGATGtcaactgaaaatatcatctGCCCTGGCCAGAGTTCAGAGATCTTAATGCAACACTAAATACATGATTACTTTACATATGATAATTACAAAGAGTTGTTTAACTAATTCCCCTTAACAGATAGGAATGATATTTAAATAGTCAAATAACCTCTCGGTACTGTTCAGAAATGTTCATACTAATCAAACAGCATTACAATTTTTCAATGCGATATAGTCATAAGTCTAGTAAATTTAgtaaaaatcaaatgataagACATCCATAAAAAATCCTTCCATAAAATTCAAACAACACTCAAATGCGGTTTACAGGGATGCCAGTTTTCAGGCAAAAGCCTGAATTCAGGCTCTGGCAATTTATTTTCAGGCCATAGTTTAAGcatttttgtgtacaaaatattgtatttagGTGATTTTCATGCCCTCTGATCAATTCCAACTGGCATCCCTAGGTTTAGCATTCACAGTAATATAAACCTTTGAATGTGTTAGATTGATTAGACTGGGTGGAAAGGTAATATTTGCACACTTTATTTGACAGCCTTTGAACATCATCCATATTCTATTCAGCAAGATAGTACGGGGAAAGTGTTTGGATGGATGTTACTGTAAACTCAACAGCAAGTATTAATGGACTGAATGCCAAACAAATATGAAAGATGACTCCTACAAGGaaacaataataacttttaTTCTGCCGACATCTAGTATGTAAATTATTTGGAATACATATCATTTAATCTATTTCAGTTCTACAAGAACATTTTTAAAACGAATATTtacttaatgaaaataaaatggttttAAATGTGTTACTAAACCTTCATTTTGAATACCTGTCATGGTACCCAATGTACCCAAAACGgatcaacaaaaaggctactcaaagtatatatacatgtacatatgtatattttttttactgtagtccaataaaaaaaaagagaaatctaatgcaaaaaaaatgtacttatTGATGATCAAACATGTAGacaaaaacaaagttttattaaGTGTGTATAAGTTTATTATTAACGGAACAAAACATTGATATCAATTaacatgataaaatgataaagttttgatattttatataaaaaaatatgtacataaagAAATTCACAACTATAAACAAAGTCACAGTGAATAAACTTACAACTCATTCTTAATTAGATCATTTCATTAATTAAGTCATTAATTTTGTGTGAGACTTCAATAAGCATCATATctattaaaaataatgtaaagaaTAAATTTCACAGAAAGAATATGTGACATGTATAGATATTCAGGGATGTGGTAGAGGCCGGCCTTGGTCTCGGGCCGAGGCACGTGTACAAAGTCTTTGGGAGAAGGATACTTCCAATGGCCTAATGAATCGAAAGTACCTGCACCGACTGCATCCCTGAAGAAAGTAGATCTTCTTTGATTATGCAATGAAGTTGTAACTAATTACTTAATGACTTGAAACATCAGCATTAAAGTTAATTCTAATAAATTCAAGTTACATTTACttttcatgaaaacaaaacaatgcaCCTCTTACAATCATATACTAGTATACAAATCATACCCTTGGATGTTTTTTATAcatgcatatcaaaacaacttTCAATATTGGCTACCACTATTATGTAATCATAActgacaaaataataataataataggcatctatatagcaccatctatctagaaatattatattccgaggcgcgatgttattatcattaccccggctttagcttgagctgcctttcagcgctttcaaggaattaatcctgccgggtacccattcacctcacctgggttgagtgcagcacaatgtggataaatttcttgctgaaggaaattatgccattgcTGGAATTCGAACcgacaaccctctgtttcaaagtcagaagactaatccactgggccacaacgctccacaatatGCAACGTCAAATAAAAGTATATGAACATTTATCCCATGCATATATGCCTTCTGTccacaaaaaagtatttttcagCAGCACAATGGCGAATATCAACAGGGATTAGTAAATCTACTAGCATTTTGCTTCCTCCTTTATAATGCTTTTTTGTAATACGATAGGAGATAAAATACCAAAATACTTCAGTAAAATGGCTGTAAGAAAAGTCATTACCATCTATTCATACAATTGATGACAAATGCTTAAGTCACTCTGAGCTACTGATGATTAATCTATCGCAATAAAAATGCTCTCGCCCAATTTTAAGATACTCCATTGCAATTCAATACCCTGTTACTTTAGAAAGACAAATAACTTAGATTTCTTGAAAAGCTTGTGAAATTACTATTGTATggaaattaaatacaaaaaatataattctgaagaaaaagttttaaaaatatacTTATTCCAACTTGTcgataaaaaattattgttgATGTTGACGCATACTAAAATTGGAACGATACAGAGAGCTATTAATGAAGTTTATTCACGCAGTCTTATGTCATCTGTAAACAATTACATAACCCCCATATGTAGCagaaattacaaatttaatgTTAAGGAAAATTTGAAGTTAAAAGAACAATGTAATCAATGAGTGCAAATATAATATGCATAACACTTTCTTGATAGATACATAGTCCTCTCCAGATAAATAGGAATGAAACATAGaatcaaaattaaatgtatttcatccattttacataataaaacTTAAATACATAAAACATTACTTGCcatgtttttgtgaatattcTATACATGATAAATGTTACAAATGATAGAAATGGATTTTACCAAAGCTCTGGTAAGAATAATCTCTTCACTGTGAGACTGTAAAGCAATGGATACATCAAACTACATATCTAAAACAAGTGTTGGAAAACCGTTCCATGACACTCTAGTACATTTAGTTGTGTAAGTCTCCATGATACTTATCTATACAGTCTTCAACCAAGTTCTTTACTCTGCAATAAGTTTTCTCATGAATTCATCCTTATTCACTCTACAATCCTCTCTCTATGACAGTCTCATCTATACAAATGGATGATCATGAGGTGATACATTGACATAAAGTTTGGTTAGGTATTCCCCGATCAACCTTGATGTATCCTTCAAGTAAATCTCCATGTAGATGTAGATCATATAATCCAGAGGCCCCACCAGGGAGCGAGCCATCTTGATACTGGCCTTTGGGCCCTTCTGGACCAGCCTGAACTCTTGCCCTCGATTCCCTCTCGGCATGCGGTAGTAATAGTCATACTTGGGGTTTTCCTCTGTTTGAATCTTATAGATGACTCGATTCCTGTCAAAGTTTGCAGGGAGGGCAATAAATCTGTGTCTGATGGACACTGGTTGTTGGAAACAGTAAGAGTTGCCTGGCTCACACGGGACACGGATGCACATGTCAACACTGgataaaaaaggaatgaaatcAAACTGATTATTTCGGATGCAAAAATGTCAATTTAGAATCTCTGTTtagaatgtcatttttcccaaataGTAAAAACCGAATCTCTcctgaaatgaataaaattataaatattctttcatcaaaataaaaaatataatcatgaagaTATGAAAAGAACATGTTATGTGCAATTTCTTTACAATTGAAAAATTGaccttaatttcatataaagcACATCAACAATGACTTCTTTTGTACCTACTATATGAAAGGCTTTACATAAATAAATTGTACACACATATATACTCATATATTTCATGATTAACAATACAATTCAACAGTTATGGAAATCAGAAATAATTACAATCAATCAGAACAAAATACATCATTTTAAATTTCAACTGCATCAAAACATTAATGGTATAATTCATGCATGTACACAATTTTAGTATTTAAGTGGTTAGACAACGTAACGTTATTTCGTTTGACATTATTCTACATATCAGGTCAAGTAGTCCAATTTCTTTCCAtaacaatgtcataattttattCTTAATTGCACATATATGAGTATatataaatcacaattatatgctgTGCAGAAAGCTTactaataattttttaaatacgaAGTTACAGATATATAGCCTGGAAAATATTAACAGCacagttaattgcaaattgatttgatttaaactTACCATAAACTGAGGCTCCACATGCTAAGCTGGTTATGCTGATCACGTTTATTTGCTCTGAAAAGCCGAGTCACTGAGCATAAAGCACTGCATTGGTAATGCTCTTAATTTAGCATTACAATGACAAACAACTAACAGAGATCATTTGAGCACATTTAAGGTAACATTGAGgattgaatatatatacatatatacacacacatttacatgtatatccagatgtttataattttctttatctctGCTGGCTTGGTTAATCATAAACATTAGACAATATTaataaaatctacaatttatattttttattatattcatgTAATATAACAGCATACAGTATTTCACCATGTTATTTTAtaactcgtttttttttttttattgttgaatgaaaataaaaaggatacaaaataaaatttataaaagaGTATTTATGAACAGTAATTAGCTTGCACTAATTTAAAGCCTTCCCAAAACACATTGTGATTTCTTAATTCAGTCAATGAAAGCAAGctgatatccccccccccataagaAAATCTTCTTTTCCTTTGTTAAGCaaataaacagcataaaataacaTTGGTTTATTAAGAGCAAtaagaaaacataaatttgcacaatgtagtACAGTGCTTGCTGTAATATATCATTGCTAAATCTCTAATTCAGCAAAGGTTGTTTATCATGGTTATTACCTTGCTCTTAGTTCATAGTATTCTGGGCAGTTAATGCTCTGGCACTTGTATCCCCCACGTGTGTTGAAACAAACCTCATCTCCAATACAAGTATGAGATCCATCTGTGCACTCATCAAGGTCTAAATCCACATGATATCAAGACAGCAAAAAAAGT
This genomic interval from Lytechinus pictus isolate F3 Inbred chromosome 3, Lp3.0, whole genome shotgun sequence contains the following:
- the LOC129257317 gene encoding 3-hydroxyacyl-CoA dehydrogenase type-2-like, translated to MSSVKSVKGLVGLVTGGASGLGRATVERFLRNGARVVIVDLPNSPGEELAKSLGDDCKFSPGDVTSTDDVTKAIDTAKESFGRLDVAVSCAGIGVAAKTYNFNKDRPHPLEEFQRVLMVNTAGTFNVARLAAGAIGKNEPNADGERGVIINTASVAAYDGQMGQAAYSASKGAIVGMTLPIARDLASQGIRVCTIAPGLFDTPLLAGLPEKVRTFLARSIPFPNRLAHPDEYAHMVESIVENPMLNGEVIRVDGALRMQP